The Streptomyces sp. NBC_00670 genome window below encodes:
- a CDS encoding antitoxin, with protein MGIFDRFKSAAQSSKGRKMSEKMSDQAERRVNDKTGGKYTDQVDQAQQQMEDRLGMKRDES; from the coding sequence ATGGGTATCTTCGACCGATTCAAGAGCGCGGCGCAGAGCAGCAAGGGCCGGAAGATGTCCGAGAAGATGTCGGACCAGGCGGAGCGTCGTGTCAACGACAAGACCGGCGGCAAGTACACCGACCAGGTCGATCAGGCCCAGCAGCAGATGGAGGACCGGCTGGGCATGAAGCGCGACGAGTCGTAG